A genomic stretch from Kribbella amoyensis includes:
- a CDS encoding MarR family winged helix-turn-helix transcriptional regulator has protein sequence MGLPDDAAEARAQGWRTLAALHARIEDELERSLQKNHGLSVSEYSVLDVLARQDDYHLRMNQLSNAVVLSQSATTRLVNRLEDRKLLERYLCPDDRRGIYTEVTKAGRDLLDEAQPTHDAVLTSALERAAELPELAPLVDALARLSLPATV, from the coding sequence GTGGGACTACCGGACGACGCCGCCGAGGCCCGCGCCCAGGGCTGGCGCACCCTGGCCGCTCTGCATGCCCGGATCGAGGACGAGCTGGAGCGGTCGCTGCAGAAGAATCACGGCCTGTCGGTCAGTGAGTACAGCGTGCTCGACGTGCTGGCCCGCCAGGACGACTACCACCTGCGGATGAACCAGCTCTCCAACGCGGTGGTGCTCAGCCAGTCCGCGACCACCCGGCTGGTGAACCGGCTGGAGGACCGCAAACTGCTCGAACGGTACCTGTGCCCGGACGACCGGCGCGGCATCTACACAGAGGTCACCAAGGCCGGTCGCGACCTGCTCGACGAGGCCCAGCCGACCCACGACGCGGTCCTGACGTCCGCCCTGGAAAGGGCCGCCGAACTCCCCGAGCTGGCGCCGCTGGTGGACGCGCTCGCCCGCCTCTCACTGCCCGCGACGGTCTGA
- a CDS encoding abortive phage infection protein, which yields MTRQLNRAQFMHRAAVLGVLAAAGTALPASATTTNGPSSAPRRRLEFQGVAYDTGTGFIGDESRVLWERDLVRGELRAIRDRLHANWVSIYGSDVERLTDTATDALRLGLKVSIQPRSFDEPQEDALAKLARTAREAERLRCRYGPEVILVIGCEFMLFTPGIVPGANFFERVEYLTTGNPDMAELQRKLRAFTARAVAVARSNFHGRITYGAASDLEQIDWSLFDLVGLDYYSYHEDRAGHTAELARFRRWGKPILILEFGCCTFTGAPEAGGMGWDIVDYTVDPPEIKDGFVRDEQAQADHLRTMLTVFREEGFLGASPYTFISPDAPHRLRDPKHDEDIAGYGLCKVIRKDSWDPASPYRWEPKKSFHAVAETYRTR from the coding sequence ATGACCAGACAGCTGAACCGAGCCCAGTTCATGCACCGAGCCGCCGTCCTGGGAGTGCTGGCCGCCGCCGGCACCGCCCTCCCGGCGAGCGCGACCACGACGAACGGACCGAGCTCGGCGCCTCGGCGGAGACTGGAGTTCCAGGGCGTCGCCTACGACACCGGGACCGGCTTCATCGGTGACGAGAGCCGGGTGCTGTGGGAGCGCGACCTGGTCCGCGGCGAGCTGCGCGCGATCCGCGACCGCCTGCACGCGAACTGGGTGAGCATCTACGGCAGCGACGTCGAACGGCTCACCGACACCGCGACCGACGCGCTCCGGCTCGGCCTGAAGGTGTCGATCCAGCCGCGGTCCTTCGACGAGCCGCAGGAGGACGCGCTGGCCAAGCTCGCCCGGACCGCCCGCGAGGCCGAGCGGCTGCGCTGCCGGTACGGGCCCGAGGTGATCCTGGTGATCGGGTGCGAGTTCATGCTGTTCACCCCGGGGATCGTGCCGGGCGCGAACTTCTTCGAACGGGTCGAGTACCTCACCACCGGCAACCCCGACATGGCCGAGCTGCAACGCAAGCTACGCGCGTTCACGGCGCGCGCGGTGGCCGTTGCTCGGAGCAACTTCCATGGCCGGATCACGTACGGTGCCGCGTCGGACCTCGAGCAGATCGACTGGTCCCTGTTCGACCTGGTCGGGCTGGACTACTACTCGTACCACGAGGACCGCGCCGGGCACACCGCCGAACTGGCCCGGTTCCGGCGCTGGGGCAAGCCGATCCTGATCCTGGAGTTCGGCTGCTGCACGTTCACCGGGGCGCCCGAGGCGGGCGGGATGGGCTGGGACATCGTCGACTACACCGTCGATCCGCCGGAGATCAAGGACGGCTTCGTCCGCGACGAGCAGGCTCAGGCGGACCACCTGCGGACCATGCTCACGGTGTTCCGGGAGGAGGGCTTCCTGGGTGCGTCGCCGTACACGTTCATCTCGCCCGACGCCCCGCACCGCCTCCGCGATCCCAAGCACGACGAGGACATCGCGGGGTACGGGCTGTGCAAGGTGATCCGGAAGGACAGCTGGGACCCGGCCTCGCCGTACCGTTGGGAGCCGAAGAAGTCATTCCACGCCGTGGCCGAGACCTATCGGACCAGGTGA
- a CDS encoding TetR/AcrR family transcriptional regulator produces the protein MTRVADEKSVLGSVWLRAETAEPRTTLSRDDVVAAAVAILDREGLEKLSMRRMAAELGTAATSALYWRVATKNDLLELAVDAVLAEALVDAEDGDWRDQLTELATSAYDALARHAWAPQLLASHAGLGPNYQAFTEKVVGVLRSAGFRGIHLDAAVTAVLHYIVGSAVTDAAWTSMVRRSGMREKTWAEAAGERLGVEASALDGYLSGPETRFAAGLRVILVGLRPRQLR, from the coding sequence ATGACGCGGGTGGCGGACGAGAAGTCGGTACTGGGGTCGGTGTGGTTGCGGGCCGAGACGGCCGAGCCGAGGACGACGCTGAGCCGGGACGACGTGGTCGCGGCCGCGGTGGCGATCCTCGATCGCGAGGGCCTGGAGAAACTTTCGATGCGCCGGATGGCGGCCGAGCTCGGGACCGCGGCGACGTCCGCGCTGTACTGGCGGGTGGCGACCAAGAACGACCTGCTCGAGCTGGCCGTGGACGCGGTCCTCGCGGAGGCGTTGGTCGACGCGGAGGACGGTGACTGGCGCGATCAGCTGACCGAGCTGGCGACCTCGGCGTACGACGCGCTGGCCCGGCATGCGTGGGCGCCGCAGTTGCTCGCGTCGCACGCGGGGCTGGGACCGAACTACCAGGCGTTCACCGAGAAGGTGGTCGGCGTACTGCGGTCCGCCGGCTTCCGTGGGATACACCTGGACGCCGCGGTCACGGCAGTACTGCACTACATCGTCGGGTCGGCCGTGACGGATGCGGCATGGACGTCGATGGTGCGGCGCAGCGGGATGCGTGAGAAGACGTGGGCGGAGGCGGCCGGCGAGCGGCTCGGCGTGGAGGCGTCCGCGCTCGACGGCTATCTTTCCGGCCCGGAAACCCGCTTCGCCGCGGGCCTCCGGGTCATCCTGGTCGGTCTACGCCCTCGCCAGTTGCGCTAG